In Marivirga salinae, a single window of DNA contains:
- a CDS encoding RnfABCDGE type electron transport complex subunit D codes for MKKHTLHISTSPHLKKDLSVEVIMRNVVLALMPTAIFSIYAFGWNAALVLLTAVVSCVLTEHVLCRLTNKRSTLSDWSAIITGLLLGLTLPPIFPLWMTFLGGVFAIGMGKFLFGGLGYNVFNPALVGRAVLQAAFPVAITTWYASFSVNRFTELHPAVLGAPFMKPIVDGTSGATPLSAWKFDGITTDTADLALGLVSGSAGETSSILILIGGLYLVFRNFMNWRIPVSILTTVFIFSGILYWIDPVEYPSPLFMLFSGGLMLGAVFMATDMVASPITSWGVILYGIIIGALVVIIRLWGGLPEGVMYAILLANALSPHIDRLIRYRVYGTSLKTS; via the coding sequence ATGAAAAAGCATACACTCCATATCAGTACTTCGCCACATCTTAAAAAAGACCTTAGTGTAGAGGTGATTATGCGGAATGTGGTATTAGCATTAATGCCAACCGCTATATTTTCGATTTATGCTTTTGGATGGAATGCGGCTTTAGTATTGCTAACTGCTGTTGTTTCCTGTGTTTTGACTGAACATGTGTTATGTCGATTGACCAATAAGAGGAGTACTCTTTCCGATTGGTCTGCTATTATCACAGGATTGCTTTTAGGCTTGACATTACCACCTATTTTCCCACTTTGGATGACCTTTCTGGGAGGCGTGTTTGCCATCGGAATGGGTAAGTTCCTTTTTGGAGGATTGGGTTATAATGTATTTAACCCGGCATTAGTTGGAAGAGCTGTACTTCAAGCTGCATTTCCTGTAGCTATTACTACTTGGTATGCAAGCTTTTCTGTTAACCGTTTTACTGAACTTCATCCAGCTGTCTTAGGTGCTCCTTTTATGAAACCCATAGTAGATGGAACATCAGGCGCAACTCCTCTTTCAGCCTGGAAATTCGATGGTATAACCACAGATACTGCAGATTTAGCATTAGGGTTGGTGAGCGGATCAGCGGGAGAGACCTCCTCTATTTTAATTCTAATTGGAGGTTTGTATTTAGTATTTCGAAATTTCATGAATTGGAGAATTCCTGTTTCTATTCTCACCACGGTTTTCATTTTTAGTGGGATACTCTATTGGATAGATCCTGTTGAGTATCCTTCTCCTTTATTTATGCTCTTTTCAGGAGGGCTGATGCTTGGCGCTGTATTTATGGCAACCGACATGGTAGCCTCACCCATAACCAGTTGGGGCGTGATTCTCTACGGTATTATTATTGGAGCATTAGTGGTGATCATACGGCTTTGGGGCGGCTTACCTGAAGGCGTAATGTATGCTATTTTGCTCGCTAATGCGCTTTCTCCACATATAGATAGATTGATTCGATATAGAGTTTACGGAACTTCACTAAAAACTTCATGA
- a CDS encoding 2-oxoacid:acceptor oxidoreductase subunit alpha, which produces MSTSSETINSATSTIKRDKIKEAVIEIVSDSGEGAQKCGQSLGTISAKMGNGVWTVEIIPAEIRPPARSKAGASGIRVRMGSNKITNMGDHADMVVALNEQVLYGRIDQNAYKPGTYLLIENKWATHTEETKVAYEQSLLKFKELGYIIHEIPMEKECLKYVSDARKGKNMWVLGLLCNVYDRDLTIAAEQVKSIFSKKSDEVIQSNLDLLHAGYKWANENLSMHFTIPSKPSEGEYVVMNGNEAVSLGVMAAGIELCSMYPITPATSASHALAETIESAGGIIHQAEDEIAAIGFAIGASYAGKTAVTITSGPGIALKTEFIGLAVMAEIPLVIIDVQRGGPSTGLPTKVEQGDLLSVLYGAAGDAPKIILAPATIEECFHYVILARKLAESFRSPVFVLTNANLATGVQPFPRPNIKSAWFSDPIDQSKWKEGVKAYDWDPQTGLSKRPIPGQKGGMYTLTGLAHDEESHVAYDPAINQRAAESRSRKLAALKQTLKEPIINGDQSGDLLLVGWGSTKGAIEEAVERAREKGAKVSSLHIHFMSPMEPGLKPIFDKFKKVMTVEINYSDTIGNPLITKENRRYAQLAWYLRAETLTDIDCFSNVYGQPLSPIKILQMLEKTLDLNLIE; this is translated from the coding sequence ATGAGTACTAGCTCTGAAACTATTAATTCTGCAACATCCACAATTAAAAGGGATAAAATTAAAGAAGCTGTCATTGAAATTGTTAGTGATTCAGGTGAGGGCGCTCAAAAATGTGGGCAGAGTCTAGGCACTATCTCCGCAAAAATGGGGAATGGTGTATGGACGGTAGAAATTATACCCGCAGAAATTAGACCTCCAGCCAGATCAAAAGCTGGTGCCTCAGGAATTAGGGTAAGAATGGGAAGTAACAAAATCACCAATATGGGAGACCATGCAGATATGGTGGTAGCGCTCAATGAACAGGTACTCTACGGAAGAATTGACCAAAACGCTTATAAACCTGGAACCTATTTACTGATTGAGAATAAATGGGCCACTCATACCGAAGAAACTAAAGTTGCTTATGAACAGTCACTTTTAAAATTCAAAGAACTTGGTTATATCATCCATGAAATCCCCATGGAAAAGGAATGCTTAAAGTATGTGAGTGATGCGCGTAAAGGAAAAAACATGTGGGTACTTGGCTTACTCTGCAATGTTTATGACCGTGACTTGACAATTGCAGCGGAACAAGTAAAATCAATTTTCAGCAAGAAAAGTGATGAAGTTATTCAAAGTAATTTAGATCTTTTACATGCCGGTTATAAATGGGCAAACGAGAATTTATCCATGCATTTCACCATTCCTAGCAAGCCAAGTGAAGGTGAATATGTGGTAATGAATGGCAATGAGGCCGTTAGTTTGGGTGTGATGGCAGCAGGAATTGAATTATGCTCCATGTATCCCATTACACCTGCAACTTCAGCGTCTCATGCCTTGGCTGAAACGATAGAATCTGCAGGAGGTATCATTCATCAAGCTGAAGACGAAATAGCGGCTATAGGTTTTGCAATTGGCGCTTCTTATGCAGGCAAAACAGCAGTCACCATCACATCAGGCCCTGGAATTGCTTTAAAAACAGAATTTATTGGCTTGGCCGTGATGGCAGAAATCCCGCTTGTCATCATAGATGTACAGCGCGGAGGACCTTCCACCGGCTTACCAACCAAAGTAGAACAAGGTGATCTGCTTTCGGTATTATATGGGGCCGCTGGAGATGCCCCTAAGATTATACTGGCTCCAGCAACTATAGAAGAATGCTTCCATTATGTCATACTTGCACGAAAATTAGCAGAATCTTTCAGATCACCTGTTTTTGTGCTGACCAATGCCAATCTGGCTACAGGAGTTCAGCCTTTTCCAAGACCCAATATAAAATCAGCTTGGTTTTCTGACCCCATTGATCAAAGTAAATGGAAAGAAGGTGTAAAAGCTTATGATTGGGATCCTCAAACGGGTTTGAGCAAGCGTCCGATTCCAGGCCAAAAAGGAGGGATGTATACTTTGACAGGATTGGCCCATGATGAAGAAAGCCATGTAGCCTATGATCCTGCTATTAATCAGCGTGCTGCTGAAAGCAGAAGTCGAAAATTGGCTGCCTTAAAGCAAACGCTTAAGGAACCCATTATAAATGGAGATCAATCAGGTGATCTATTGCTTGTAGGCTGGGGTTCAACTAAAGGGGCCATAGAGGAAGCCGTAGAACGTGCAAGGGAAAAAGGAGCTAAAGTCAGCTCTCTTCATATCCATTTTATGAGTCCTATGGAACCGGGCCTCAAGCCAATATTTGATAAGTTTAAAAAGGTAATGACTGTGGAAATAAACTACAGCGATACCATAGGAAATCCTTTAATCACTAAAGAAAATAGGCGATATGCACAATTAGCGTGGTACTTAAGAGCTGAAACGCTCACAGATATAGACTGTTTTAGCAATGTATATGGTCAGCCATTGAGTCCCATCAAAATATTGCAGATGCTTGAGAAAACACTTGATTTAAACCTAATTGAATAG
- a CDS encoding RnfABCDGE type electron transport complex subunit B: MAVVIAVLALGGLTLALAIMLVIANRKLYVYEDPRIDVVENMLPRANCGACGFPGCRPFAEALVSGEVLPGKCTVSSEEGREAIGNYLGVSIGGEEKQVARLACAGGTNVARNKAQYEGINSCQAAALVSGGGKGCFWGCLGAGDCMRVCDFDAIHMNEHSLPVVDIDKCTACGDCVEVCPKDLFSIQPISHQLWVACKNLEKGDEVLEECQVACTACGRCAMDAPGDLITMENNLPVVNYSLEHQNKIPIQRCPTGAIVWLDQKLGAIKGEKSIKIVRKGKRNMGYS; encoded by the coding sequence ATGGCTGTCGTTATTGCTGTACTCGCACTTGGAGGATTGACTCTTGCTTTGGCAATTATGCTGGTAATTGCCAATAGGAAGCTCTATGTCTATGAAGATCCACGGATAGATGTGGTAGAAAATATGCTTCCTCGTGCCAATTGCGGGGCTTGTGGCTTTCCAGGTTGTCGACCATTTGCAGAAGCGCTGGTATCAGGCGAAGTATTACCAGGAAAATGTACTGTCAGTTCAGAAGAAGGTAGAGAAGCTATTGGTAATTATTTAGGGGTATCAATTGGAGGCGAAGAAAAGCAGGTAGCTCGGCTGGCTTGCGCTGGCGGTACAAACGTAGCTCGGAACAAAGCGCAGTATGAAGGAATTAATAGTTGCCAAGCCGCAGCTCTGGTTTCCGGTGGTGGTAAAGGATGTTTTTGGGGATGCTTAGGTGCTGGAGATTGTATGCGGGTATGTGATTTTGATGCCATTCATATGAATGAACATTCACTACCTGTGGTGGATATCGATAAATGCACAGCTTGCGGAGATTGTGTAGAAGTCTGTCCTAAAGATCTATTTTCTATTCAGCCAATTAGCCACCAGCTTTGGGTAGCTTGTAAAAACCTTGAAAAAGGGGATGAGGTATTGGAAGAGTGTCAGGTGGCGTGTACAGCATGCGGGCGATGTGCAATGGATGCACCCGGAGATTTGATTACCATGGAAAATAACTTACCAGTTGTGAACTATTCACTTGAACATCAAAACAAGATTCCAATACAAAGATGTCCTACTGGTGCAATTGTTTGGTTAGATCAAAAATTAGGGGCAATCAAAGGTGAGAAAAGCATAAAAATTGTCAGGAAAGGAAAGCGAAATATGGGTTATTCTTGA
- a CDS encoding electron transport complex subunit E yields MSNQEIDKGSINTAPSSTDEFIKGLWKENPVFVQVLGMCPVLAVSNTAVNALAMGMATAFVLLMSNILVSLLRNFIPKEVRIASYILIIATFVTITDYAIQAISIDLHKSLGAFISLIVVNCLILSRAEAFASKNTVGKSVMDALGMGLGFILALFSLGAVREILGNGAFFGIALFPDGFQEWVIMILPAGGFFTLAAWLLFFNLIKQRKALS; encoded by the coding sequence ATGAGTAATCAAGAAATCGATAAAGGAAGTATCAATACCGCTCCATCTTCCACTGATGAGTTTATCAAAGGTTTATGGAAGGAGAATCCGGTATTTGTTCAGGTGCTGGGTATGTGTCCTGTCTTGGCCGTTTCCAATACAGCGGTGAATGCTTTGGCTATGGGCATGGCAACAGCATTCGTCCTGCTGATGTCCAATATTTTGGTGTCATTGCTCAGAAACTTTATTCCCAAGGAAGTCAGGATTGCTTCTTATATATTGATAATCGCCACATTTGTCACCATCACAGATTATGCTATTCAGGCTATCAGCATTGATTTACACAAAAGTCTTGGAGCATTTATTTCATTGATTGTGGTAAACTGTCTGATTTTAAGCAGGGCAGAGGCCTTTGCTTCTAAAAATACGGTGGGGAAATCAGTAATGGATGCATTAGGAATGGGTCTAGGCTTCATCCTTGCACTTTTCAGCTTAGGCGCGGTTCGAGAAATTTTAGGGAATGGTGCTTTTTTCGGAATTGCCCTATTTCCTGATGGATTTCAGGAATGGGTAATTATGATCCTTCCAGCCGGAGGTTTTTTTACGCTAGCTGCCTGGTTGCTGTTTTTCAATTTAATTAAACAAAGAAAGGCTTTATCATGA
- the rsxC gene encoding electron transport complex subunit RsxC → MKLAKNTFKNGIHPPENKEETNGLPIRQFSFSPLIILPLAQHIGAPSKIIVREGQEVVRGQILAESDGYLSVPLHAPASGMVRKISNVPTISGKMTTGIYLEPFPSSTQEILEGNPIDLDTASPEEILLGIQQAGIVGLGGAAFPTHAKLKIPEGKYCDTLIINGIECEPYLTTDHRVMLEQPSDIFLGIKYLMKATGAKRTIIGIEANKQDAANFLRSLLPKNEPISIEVVPVKYPQGAEKMLITALLDKEVPSGGLPIDVHAVVVNVATTAEIGRLLPHGRGIQERVITITGPGVKKKGNYLIPIGTPLRYVLEQVGVDESISEVYMGGPMMGVAVANLDISIVKGTSGIVVFNEEQLHRAAQVYPCIKCGACVDACPLSLNPSKLGILAKFESYEKMADEYHLMDCFECGSCSYVCPSNIPLVQYFRLSKSIIRKRKVA, encoded by the coding sequence ATGAAACTAGCAAAAAACACCTTCAAGAACGGAATACATCCTCCTGAAAATAAAGAGGAAACGAATGGATTACCTATTCGCCAATTTTCATTTTCACCTTTAATCATTTTACCGCTTGCTCAACATATTGGAGCACCCTCCAAAATTATAGTAAGAGAAGGGCAGGAGGTAGTCAGGGGACAAATTCTAGCAGAATCAGACGGATACCTTTCCGTTCCACTCCATGCTCCAGCTAGCGGAATGGTAAGGAAAATTAGCAATGTGCCCACTATCTCAGGAAAGATGACAACAGGCATATATCTAGAGCCATTTCCTTCTTCCACACAAGAGATATTAGAAGGAAATCCCATTGATTTAGACACTGCATCCCCAGAGGAAATACTTCTAGGAATTCAGCAGGCAGGAATCGTAGGATTGGGGGGCGCTGCATTTCCCACTCATGCCAAATTAAAAATTCCGGAAGGCAAGTATTGTGATACTTTAATCATTAATGGAATTGAATGCGAACCCTATTTAACCACCGATCATCGGGTAATGCTTGAGCAACCCAGTGATATATTCCTAGGAATCAAATACTTAATGAAAGCAACTGGAGCTAAACGTACCATAATTGGTATTGAAGCGAATAAGCAGGATGCGGCCAATTTCTTAAGAAGTCTTCTTCCTAAAAATGAACCAATTTCAATAGAAGTAGTGCCGGTTAAATATCCACAAGGAGCTGAGAAAATGTTAATTACCGCTCTTTTGGACAAAGAAGTGCCTTCAGGCGGCTTGCCTATTGATGTTCATGCAGTGGTAGTAAATGTAGCAACCACTGCGGAGATCGGTCGATTGCTTCCTCATGGTAGAGGTATTCAAGAGCGTGTGATTACCATTACAGGACCTGGTGTTAAGAAGAAGGGTAATTATCTTATTCCAATTGGCACTCCACTTCGATATGTATTAGAGCAGGTAGGAGTAGATGAATCAATTAGTGAAGTATATATGGGAGGCCCAATGATGGGAGTTGCGGTTGCTAATCTGGACATTTCAATTGTAAAGGGCACTTCGGGAATAGTGGTTTTTAATGAAGAACAGCTACATCGTGCTGCCCAGGTTTACCCGTGTATCAAATGTGGTGCTTGTGTAGATGCATGCCCACTTTCATTAAATCCATCCAAACTGGGTATTCTTGCCAAATTCGAATCTTATGAAAAAATGGCGGATGAATATCATCTAATGGATTGCTTTGAATGTGGTTCTTGCTCCTATGTGTGTCCATCAAATATTCCCTTAGTACAATATTTCCGACTATCGAAATCTATTATAAGAAAACGAAAAGTAGCCTGA
- a CDS encoding thiamine pyrophosphate-dependent enzyme encodes MITLKPDFCDIEPLDGHLLSTDDYASSEARWCSGCGAHTILHSVQKLCSDEQLPPEKTVFVSGIGCSSRFPHYMKTYGFHGLHGRAFPVASGVKFRRPDLNVFVITGDGDCCSIGAGHWVHAIRYNMKMVVLLFDNSIYGLTKKQTSPTSPIGTVSNTHPTGSVLPPINPIQATLGLPNVSFVAQTVDWKLAHLEATLKKAFDHPGLAFVRIVQRCPVWMRDTYEPTVKDPNAITVLHHDEGIVLGEDALKKFRHVKDHDPADIVKAREVAELVKTTTPIGLFYQNKNASRYDEYGAHNLGISVEDRIDAINSHMDKYAI; translated from the coding sequence ATGATTACCCTAAAACCAGATTTTTGCGATATTGAACCACTAGACGGACATTTATTAAGCACCGATGACTATGCTAGTAGCGAAGCTCGATGGTGCTCAGGCTGTGGCGCACATACCATTCTACATTCTGTTCAAAAATTGTGCTCTGATGAACAACTACCACCAGAAAAAACGGTATTTGTATCTGGAATAGGTTGTAGCAGTCGCTTTCCTCATTATATGAAAACATATGGCTTTCACGGTCTACACGGGCGTGCATTTCCTGTTGCCAGCGGTGTAAAATTCAGAAGACCTGATTTGAACGTATTTGTGATTACTGGGGATGGAGATTGTTGTTCCATAGGTGCTGGTCATTGGGTTCATGCCATTCGGTATAATATGAAAATGGTAGTCTTGCTCTTCGATAACTCAATTTATGGGCTAACAAAAAAACAAACTTCCCCCACCAGTCCAATAGGCACCGTTAGTAATACTCACCCAACAGGCTCTGTACTTCCACCTATCAATCCAATACAAGCCACTTTAGGCTTGCCCAATGTTTCCTTTGTGGCACAAACGGTAGATTGGAAATTAGCCCACTTAGAGGCAACTTTAAAAAAAGCCTTTGATCATCCTGGGCTGGCTTTCGTACGAATTGTACAAAGATGTCCTGTTTGGATGCGTGACACTTATGAACCTACGGTTAAAGATCCTAACGCCATTACAGTCCTTCATCATGATGAGGGTATTGTTCTGGGAGAGGATGCATTGAAAAAATTTCGGCATGTGAAGGATCATGATCCTGCAGATATTGTGAAAGCAAGAGAAGTAGCCGAACTAGTTAAAACAACCACTCCAATTGGTCTTTTTTATCAGAATAAAAATGCAAGTAGGTATGATGAATATGGCGCTCATAACCTTGGTATTTCTGTTGAAGACCGAATAGACGCGATTAATTCACATATGGATAAATACGCCATTTAA
- a CDS encoding YciE/YciF ferroxidase family protein, with translation MKKIEDLKDLFIEEGRELFNAQEQEINALSKLRKIATSHDLKATIRDEIKKTWKQQGRIETAFKNFEVELDGEVSEPFGAIINKKNHLINRIKDSKIRDMEIINAIQYINHFKIAGYTTISTLSDVMQDNTISRVFHTSLEEERKLDKHLIKLATQHLNNYAHSPV, from the coding sequence ATGAAAAAAATTGAAGACCTAAAAGATTTGTTCATTGAGGAAGGAAGAGAATTATTTAATGCCCAAGAACAAGAGATTAACGCACTATCCAAACTTCGAAAAATAGCCACCTCTCATGATTTGAAAGCAACTATTAGAGATGAAATAAAGAAAACCTGGAAGCAACAAGGAAGAATAGAAACCGCATTCAAAAATTTCGAGGTGGAGTTAGATGGAGAAGTGAGTGAGCCATTTGGAGCAATAATCAATAAAAAAAATCATTTGATTAATAGAATTAAAGACTCAAAAATCAGAGATATGGAGATTATTAATGCAATTCAATATATAAATCATTTCAAAATTGCTGGATACACAACAATCTCTACCTTATCTGATGTGATGCAAGACAATACCATTTCGCGTGTATTTCATACATCATTGGAAGAAGAACGGAAACTAGACAAGCATTTAATTAAACTGGCAACTCAACATTTAAATAATTATGCGCATTCACCAGTTTAG
- a CDS encoding FMN-binding protein codes for MKEQNTISPPNSFKMVRAMAGIGIICGLLIVLTYEGTLPRIERLRAEALQEAIFKVIPGSTQMKPFSYQDNTFAPAKETDENIIYAGYDDVGELKGIAIVAAGQGYADIIRIIYGYSIDKQGVIGFYVLESKETPGLGDKIEKEQFFLDNFNALDVSLTEDKNAIKNKVTTVKQGGKLNEWEIDGITGATISSRAIGDIIAKSTEKWVPIIYKNREVFKSFENE; via the coding sequence ATGAAAGAGCAAAATACCATATCGCCCCCTAACAGTTTTAAAATGGTACGAGCAATGGCTGGTATCGGAATTATATGCGGACTGTTGATTGTACTTACTTATGAAGGCACATTACCCAGAATTGAGAGATTAAGAGCAGAGGCTTTACAAGAAGCTATTTTCAAAGTTATTCCGGGTAGCACCCAAATGAAGCCATTTTCTTATCAAGACAATACATTCGCTCCAGCTAAAGAAACTGATGAAAATATCATCTATGCAGGTTATGATGATGTGGGTGAACTGAAGGGAATAGCAATAGTAGCGGCTGGTCAGGGTTATGCAGATATTATTCGAATTATATATGGATATAGCATTGATAAACAAGGTGTTATAGGATTCTATGTTTTGGAAAGTAAGGAAACACCCGGCCTTGGAGATAAGATTGAAAAGGAACAGTTTTTTTTGGATAATTTCAATGCCTTGGATGTATCCCTTACCGAAGACAAAAATGCCATTAAGAATAAAGTAACCACTGTAAAGCAAGGCGGGAAATTGAATGAGTGGGAAATTGACGGAATAACGGGAGCCACTATTTCTTCACGGGCTATAGGAGATATAATCGCAAAGAGTACAGAGAAATGGGTTCCCATTATTTATAAGAATAGAGAAGTGTTTAAAAGCTTTGAAAATGAGTAA
- a CDS encoding ferredoxin-NADP reductase produces MAHLSEYDIRKQYFATIKKTRRLSPEDTEEVRELVLEVQDPAFECEIDQSFGVLVKVSDDFGNTLHHRLYSVADIPKKQKNKTIITMLVKRCSYVDAFSGELFHGIASHYLCDRKVGDKITITGPYPLAFKIPEDRSSNLILIGMGTGIAPFRAFIKHIYNDVKDWTGRILLFYGAKTGLELLYQNEIEDDLTNYYNEDTFKAIHAFSPRPLWNDPVVIDQSIDERSEEILDMLSYLNTYIYVAGHEKVNEGLDKAFADVMGSKKKWEARKAELIAGKKWVELIY; encoded by the coding sequence ATGGCACACTTATCAGAATACGATATCAGAAAGCAATATTTTGCCACCATTAAAAAAACGAGAAGGCTAAGCCCTGAAGATACGGAGGAAGTAAGAGAGTTAGTATTGGAAGTACAAGATCCGGCCTTTGAATGTGAAATCGACCAAAGTTTTGGTGTTTTAGTTAAAGTAAGTGATGATTTTGGCAATACCTTGCATCATCGCCTCTACAGTGTTGCGGACATACCCAAAAAGCAGAAAAATAAAACTATCATCACCATGTTGGTGAAGCGCTGCTCTTATGTTGACGCTTTTAGCGGTGAGTTATTTCATGGAATTGCATCCCATTATTTATGTGATCGGAAAGTAGGAGATAAAATCACCATAACTGGCCCTTATCCCTTGGCCTTCAAAATACCTGAGGATAGGAGTTCTAACCTAATTCTAATTGGAATGGGAACAGGAATTGCTCCATTTAGAGCCTTCATTAAGCATATTTATAATGATGTAAAAGACTGGACAGGAAGGATTCTACTTTTTTATGGTGCCAAAACTGGTCTGGAGCTTTTGTATCAGAATGAAATAGAAGATGATCTTACCAATTATTATAATGAAGACACTTTCAAAGCGATTCATGCTTTTAGTCCAAGACCACTTTGGAATGATCCAGTAGTAATTGATCAATCCATAGATGAGCGTTCGGAGGAAATCCTAGACATGCTTTCTTACCTGAATACCTACATTTATGTAGCAGGACATGAAAAGGTTAATGAAGGATTAGATAAAGCATTTGCAGACGTTATGGGCAGTAAGAAAAAATGGGAAGCCAGAAAAGCAGAGCTTATAGCTGGTAAGAAGTGGGTTGAATTAATATATTAA
- a CDS encoding electron transport complex protein RnfA, which yields MNQETYSQIFINACLVNNFVLAYFLGICPFLGVSGKIDTSSKMGAAVTFVMLISSICAYGIHSLLIAINAPFLQLISYIVVIASTVQLVEMFVKKMSPTLFKALGIFLPLITTNCAILGLALFQTNKGYDFFQSIVYALGAGAGFTLALILIAGLREQLEFAEVPKVIKGTVLTLIVAGILSLAFMGFSGLGSS from the coding sequence ATGAATCAGGAAACCTATAGTCAGATATTTATAAATGCTTGCCTAGTGAATAACTTTGTTTTAGCATATTTCCTTGGTATTTGTCCATTCTTAGGTGTTTCAGGGAAGATTGACACTTCAAGCAAAATGGGGGCAGCGGTCACTTTTGTGATGTTAATAAGCTCAATCTGTGCTTATGGCATCCATTCACTATTGATTGCAATCAATGCGCCTTTTCTTCAGTTGATTAGCTATATCGTGGTGATTGCCTCTACTGTGCAATTAGTTGAAATGTTTGTTAAGAAAATGAGCCCAACTCTTTTCAAGGCTTTGGGTATTTTTCTGCCTTTAATCACTACCAATTGCGCTATTCTTGGGCTTGCTTTATTCCAAACTAATAAAGGCTATGATTTTTTCCAAAGCATAGTATATGCTTTGGGTGCTGGAGCAGGTTTTACCCTTGCACTAATTTTAATCGCAGGTCTTCGAGAACAACTCGAATTTGCAGAAGTACCAAAAGTCATTAAGGGAACGGTATTGACTTTAATTGTGGCTGGCATATTATCGCTGGCTTTTATGGGGTTTTCAGGTTTAGGTAGTAGTTAA